From one Lycium ferocissimum isolate CSIRO_LF1 chromosome 7, AGI_CSIRO_Lferr_CH_V1, whole genome shotgun sequence genomic stretch:
- the LOC132064679 gene encoding calmodulin-binding transcription activator 2 isoform X5 yields MLEQDLMHIVFVHYLEVKGNKVNASCIRSAHSNYLNEGSLSDSFPRGHKKLASANADSTSLASSLTEAHEEAESEDSHQACSKFHSYSDRASGMYSHLVENRDTICSSYGSPQSSVEYTSLPGTDEGGQCGFGNFASGPQRTTDLGSQEPVSQHCSNGEMICQDDLKNNLSVHGNWRYSFGDSQLQFHGQTVNQDLIADTSYDLENSFHNKNVSSNLLPVRGQSYLYPDEQEEQLTQLNLQYLNSLVEVQGDSNQENSVDMLGLGDYSTIKQPHLSSVKMEVGLKKVDSFSRWVAKELEDVQELHMQPTNQISWNAIDTEDDGSCLPSQLHVDSHSLDPSLSQEQVFSIIDFSPNWAYSNLETKVLITGRFLKSEGELVEYKWSCMFGEVEVPAEVLAEGVLRCHAPPHKPGVLPFYVTCSNRLACSEVREFEYRFGPYQEFGTANDSTTEMHLLERIENLLSLGPVSSCHSFDSMEAAKEKQSTVNKIIFMMEEENQQMIERASDSGTSQCRVKADLFLERKLKQNFYAWLVHQVTGDGRGRTVLDDEGQGVLHLVAALGYDWALKPILASGVSVDFRDMNGWTALHWAAFYGREKTVVGLVSLGASPGALTDPSAEFHLGRTPADLASANGHKGISGFLAESSLTTHLSKLTVTDAKEEIASEVSGANVGETVTERVAVTTTGDDVPDVLSLKDSLAAIRNATQAAARIHQIFRVQSFQRKQIIEHSDNGLSSDENALSIVASRASKLGKNNGIAHAAAIQIQKKFRGWNKRKEFLLIRQKIVKIQAHIRGHQVRKKYKPIIWSVGILEKVILRWRRKRSGLRGFKSEVVMNKPSTQDDSLPEDDYDFLKEGRKQTEVRMQKALSRVKSMTQYPEGRAQYRRLLTAAEGLREAKQDGPSQIPEIPEDSIYPEEELFDVESLLDDDTFMSIAFE; encoded by the exons ATGCTTGAACA GGATCTCATGCACATAGTTTTTGTCCACTATTTGGAAGTCAAG GGTAACAAGGTGAATGCCAGTTGCATTAGATCAGCTCACTCAAACTATTTGAATGAAGGCTCATTGTCCGATAGTTTTCCTCGGGGTCACAAGAAACTAGCTTCAGCAAATGCTGACTCAACAAGTCTAGCAAGCTCTTTAACAGAAGCACACGAGGAAGCTGAATCAG AAGATAGTCACCAAGCGtgttctaaatttcattcatattcagaTCGAGCATCTGGAATGTACAGTCATCTGGTGGAAAATAGGGATACCATCTGTAGTTCATATGGTTCACCTCAATCTTCAG TGGAGTATACATCACTTCCTGGTACAGATGAAGGTGGACAGTGTGGTTTTGGTAATTTTGCATCTGGTCCTCAAAGAACAACTGATTTGGGATCTCAGGAACCAGTTTCTCAGCATTGTTCAAATG GCGAGATGATATGCCAAGATGATCTCAAGAACAATTTGTCAGTCCACGGAAATTGGCGG TATTCTTTTGGAGACTCTCAATTGCAGTTCCATGGACAAACTGTCAATCAGGATTTGATTGCAGATACGAGCTAtgatttggaaaatagttttcaCAACAAAAACGTATCTTCAAATCTACTTCCTGTTAGGGGGCAATCGTACTTGTATCCTGATGAGCAAGAAGAGCAACTAACACAATTGAATCTTCAATATCTGAATTCGCTTGTGGAAGTTCAAGGTGACAGCAATCAAGAGAATAGTGTTGACATGCTAGGGCTTGGAGACTATTCAACGATTAAACAGCCTCATTTGAGCAGTGTAAAAATGGAAGTAGGCCTGAAAAAAGTTGACAGCTTCTCCCGATGGGTTGCAAAAGAGCTTGAGGATGTTCAGGAGTTGCATATGCAGCCAACTAATCAAATTTCATGGAATGCTATAGATACTGAGGATGATGGTTCCTGTCTGCCCAGCCAGTTGCATGTGGATTCACATTCACTGGATCCCTCACTTTCCCAGGAGCAGGTTTTCAGCATCATTGATTTTTCACCTAATTGGGCTTATTCAAACTTGGAAACGAAG GTATTGATTACTGGAAGATTTCTTAAGAGTGAAGGCGAGCTGGTAGAGTACAAGTGGTCATGTATGTTTGGGGAAGTAGAGGTTCCTGCAGAGGTTTTAGCAGAGGGGGTACTTCGTTGTCATGCTCCCCCACACAAACCAGGAGTACTCCCTTTTTATGTGACATGTTCAAATAGATTGGCTTGTAGTGAAGTCAGAGAATTCGAATACAGATTTGGACCTTATCAGGAATTTGGTACTGCTAATGATTCTACCACTGAGATGCATCTTCTTGAACGAATTGAAAATTTATTGTCCTTGGGACCTGTTAGTAGTTGTCACAGTTTTGACAGTATGGAGGCTGCTAAGGAGAAACAAAGTacggtgaataaaatcatctttATGATGGAGGAAGAGAATCAGCAGATGATAGAGAGAGCGTCAGACTCTGGTACATCCCAATGCAGGGTGAAAGCGGATCTATTTCTTGAAAGAAAACTGAAGCAGAATTTCTATGCATGGCTGGTTCACCAAGTTACTGGTGATGGCAGAGGGCGAACTGTTCTCGATGATGAAGGTCAAGGCGTACTTCATTTGGTAGCTGCACTTGGTTATGATTGGGCCTTAAAGCCAATTTTAGCATCAGGGGTAAGTGTAGATTTTCGTGACATGAATGGATGGACTGCACTTCATTGGGCCGCATTCTATGGCAG GGAGAAGACTGTTGTTGGTCTTGTCTCTTTAGGTGCATCTCCTGGAGCACTGACAGACCCATCTGCTGAATTTCATTTGGGTAGAACCCCCGCTGATCTGGCATCTGCCAATGGACACAAGGGAATATCTGGATTTCTTGCTGAATCCTCTTTGACCACTCACCTTTCTAAGCTTACTGTAACTGACGCAAAGGAAGAGATTGCTTCAGAAGTTTCTGGAGCAAATGTTGGAGAAACAGTTACAGAGCGTGTGGCTGTTACAACTACTGGAGATGATGTGCCAGATGTACTTTCGCTTAAGGATTCTCTGGCTGCTATACGCAACGCTACTCAAGCAGCTGCTCGGATACATCAAATTTTCAGGGTTCAGTCATTTCAGAGGAAGCAAATTATTGAGCATAGCGACAATGGGTTATCATCTGATGAGAATGCTCTTTCTATTGTAGCTTCCAGAGCTTCAAAGTTGGGGAAAAATAATGGCATAGCTCATGCGGCTGCCATTCAAATCCAAAAAAAGTTCCGTGGCTGGAATAAGAGAAAAGAGTTTCTTTTAATTCGAcaaaaaattgttaaaattcAG GCTCATATAAGGGGGCATCAAGTGAGGAAGAAATATAAACCAATTATCTGGTCAGTAGGAATTCTGGAGAAGGTGATATTGCGGTGGAGACGTAAAAGAAGTGGTTTGAGGGGATTTAAATCAGAGGTGGTCATGAATAAGCCAAGCACACAAGACGACTCATTACCGGAGGATGATTATGATTTTCTGAAGGAAGGAAGAAAACAGACTGAAGTCAGGATGCAAAAAGCCCTTTCTAGGGTGAAGTCCATGACTCAATATCCTGAGGGTCGTGCTCAATATCGTAGGCTGCTTACTGCTGCTGAAGGACTTCGTGAAGCGAAG CAGGATGGTCCATCTCAAATCCCGGAGATCCCAGAAGATAGCATCTACCCTGAAGAGGAGTTGTTTGATGTTGAAAGCCTGTTGGATGATGATACTTTCATGTCTATAGCATTTGAATAA
- the LOC132064679 gene encoding calmodulin-binding transcription activator 2 isoform X1 — translation MADCGLDPPGFRLDITQILSEVQHRWLRPAEICEILRNYRKFHITPEAPYRPVSGSVFLFDRKVLRYFRKDGHNWRKKKDGKTVKEAHEKLKVGSIDVLHCYYAHGEEDDNFQRRCYWMLEQDLMHIVFVHYLEVKGNKVNASCIRSAHSNYLNEGSLSDSFPRGHKKLASANADSTSLASSLTEAHEEAESEDSHQACSKFHSYSDRASGMYSHLVENRDTICSSYGSPQSSVEYTSLPGTDEGGQCGFGNFASGPQRTTDLGSQEPVSQHCSNGEMICQDDLKNNLSVHGNWRYSFGDSQLQFHGQTVNQDLIADTSYDLENSFHNKNVSSNLLPVRGQSYLYPDEQEEQLTQLNLQYLNSLVEVQGDSNQENSVDMLGLGDYSTIKQPHLSSVKMEVGLKKVDSFSRWVAKELEDVQELHMQPTNQISWNAIDTEDDGSCLPSQLHVDSHSLDPSLSQEQVFSIIDFSPNWAYSNLETKVLITGRFLKSEGELVEYKWSCMFGEVEVPAEVLAEGVLRCHAPPHKPGVLPFYVTCSNRLACSEVREFEYRFGPYQEFGTANDSTTEMHLLERIENLLSLGPVSSCHSFDSMEAAKEKQSTVNKIIFMMEEENQQMIERASDSGTSQCRVKADLFLERKLKQNFYAWLVHQVTGDGRGRTVLDDEGQGVLHLVAALGYDWALKPILASGVSVDFRDMNGWTALHWAAFYGREKTVVGLVSLGASPGALTDPSAEFHLGRTPADLASANGHKGISGFLAESSLTTHLSKLTVTDAKEEIASEVSGANVGETVTERVAVTTTGDDVPDVLSLKDSLAAIRNATQAAARIHQIFRVQSFQRKQIIEHSDNGLSSDENALSIVASRASKLGKNNGIAHAAAIQIQKKFRGWNKRKEFLLIRQKIVKIQAHIRGHQVRKKYKPIIWSVGILEKVILRWRRKRSGLRGFKSEVVMNKPSTQDDSLPEDDYDFLKEGRKQTEVRMQKALSRVKSMTQYPEGRAQYRRLLTAAEGLREAKQDGPSQIPEIPEDSIYPEEELFDVESLLDDDTFMSIAFE, via the exons ATGGCGGATTGTGGATTGGATCCTCCTGGATTTCGATTAG ACATAACACAGATATTATCAGAAGTACAACATCGTTGGCTGAGACCTGCAGAGATTTGTGAAATCCTGCGAAACTATAGGAAGTTTCATATAACCCCAGAGGCTCCATACAGGCCAGTCA GTGGTTCTGTTTTTCTTTTCGATAGGAAGGTGCTAAGATACTTTAGGAAGGATGGACATAAttggaggaagaagaaggatgggaaGACAGTTAAAGAAGCTCATGAGAAGCTGAAG GTTGGAAGTATTGATGTGCTACACTGCTACTATGCCCATGGAGAAGAAGATGATAATTTTCAAAGGCGTTGCTATTGGATGCTTGAACA GGATCTCATGCACATAGTTTTTGTCCACTATTTGGAAGTCAAG GGTAACAAGGTGAATGCCAGTTGCATTAGATCAGCTCACTCAAACTATTTGAATGAAGGCTCATTGTCCGATAGTTTTCCTCGGGGTCACAAGAAACTAGCTTCAGCAAATGCTGACTCAACAAGTCTAGCAAGCTCTTTAACAGAAGCACACGAGGAAGCTGAATCAG AAGATAGTCACCAAGCGtgttctaaatttcattcatattcagaTCGAGCATCTGGAATGTACAGTCATCTGGTGGAAAATAGGGATACCATCTGTAGTTCATATGGTTCACCTCAATCTTCAG TGGAGTATACATCACTTCCTGGTACAGATGAAGGTGGACAGTGTGGTTTTGGTAATTTTGCATCTGGTCCTCAAAGAACAACTGATTTGGGATCTCAGGAACCAGTTTCTCAGCATTGTTCAAATG GCGAGATGATATGCCAAGATGATCTCAAGAACAATTTGTCAGTCCACGGAAATTGGCGG TATTCTTTTGGAGACTCTCAATTGCAGTTCCATGGACAAACTGTCAATCAGGATTTGATTGCAGATACGAGCTAtgatttggaaaatagttttcaCAACAAAAACGTATCTTCAAATCTACTTCCTGTTAGGGGGCAATCGTACTTGTATCCTGATGAGCAAGAAGAGCAACTAACACAATTGAATCTTCAATATCTGAATTCGCTTGTGGAAGTTCAAGGTGACAGCAATCAAGAGAATAGTGTTGACATGCTAGGGCTTGGAGACTATTCAACGATTAAACAGCCTCATTTGAGCAGTGTAAAAATGGAAGTAGGCCTGAAAAAAGTTGACAGCTTCTCCCGATGGGTTGCAAAAGAGCTTGAGGATGTTCAGGAGTTGCATATGCAGCCAACTAATCAAATTTCATGGAATGCTATAGATACTGAGGATGATGGTTCCTGTCTGCCCAGCCAGTTGCATGTGGATTCACATTCACTGGATCCCTCACTTTCCCAGGAGCAGGTTTTCAGCATCATTGATTTTTCACCTAATTGGGCTTATTCAAACTTGGAAACGAAG GTATTGATTACTGGAAGATTTCTTAAGAGTGAAGGCGAGCTGGTAGAGTACAAGTGGTCATGTATGTTTGGGGAAGTAGAGGTTCCTGCAGAGGTTTTAGCAGAGGGGGTACTTCGTTGTCATGCTCCCCCACACAAACCAGGAGTACTCCCTTTTTATGTGACATGTTCAAATAGATTGGCTTGTAGTGAAGTCAGAGAATTCGAATACAGATTTGGACCTTATCAGGAATTTGGTACTGCTAATGATTCTACCACTGAGATGCATCTTCTTGAACGAATTGAAAATTTATTGTCCTTGGGACCTGTTAGTAGTTGTCACAGTTTTGACAGTATGGAGGCTGCTAAGGAGAAACAAAGTacggtgaataaaatcatctttATGATGGAGGAAGAGAATCAGCAGATGATAGAGAGAGCGTCAGACTCTGGTACATCCCAATGCAGGGTGAAAGCGGATCTATTTCTTGAAAGAAAACTGAAGCAGAATTTCTATGCATGGCTGGTTCACCAAGTTACTGGTGATGGCAGAGGGCGAACTGTTCTCGATGATGAAGGTCAAGGCGTACTTCATTTGGTAGCTGCACTTGGTTATGATTGGGCCTTAAAGCCAATTTTAGCATCAGGGGTAAGTGTAGATTTTCGTGACATGAATGGATGGACTGCACTTCATTGGGCCGCATTCTATGGCAG GGAGAAGACTGTTGTTGGTCTTGTCTCTTTAGGTGCATCTCCTGGAGCACTGACAGACCCATCTGCTGAATTTCATTTGGGTAGAACCCCCGCTGATCTGGCATCTGCCAATGGACACAAGGGAATATCTGGATTTCTTGCTGAATCCTCTTTGACCACTCACCTTTCTAAGCTTACTGTAACTGACGCAAAGGAAGAGATTGCTTCAGAAGTTTCTGGAGCAAATGTTGGAGAAACAGTTACAGAGCGTGTGGCTGTTACAACTACTGGAGATGATGTGCCAGATGTACTTTCGCTTAAGGATTCTCTGGCTGCTATACGCAACGCTACTCAAGCAGCTGCTCGGATACATCAAATTTTCAGGGTTCAGTCATTTCAGAGGAAGCAAATTATTGAGCATAGCGACAATGGGTTATCATCTGATGAGAATGCTCTTTCTATTGTAGCTTCCAGAGCTTCAAAGTTGGGGAAAAATAATGGCATAGCTCATGCGGCTGCCATTCAAATCCAAAAAAAGTTCCGTGGCTGGAATAAGAGAAAAGAGTTTCTTTTAATTCGAcaaaaaattgttaaaattcAG GCTCATATAAGGGGGCATCAAGTGAGGAAGAAATATAAACCAATTATCTGGTCAGTAGGAATTCTGGAGAAGGTGATATTGCGGTGGAGACGTAAAAGAAGTGGTTTGAGGGGATTTAAATCAGAGGTGGTCATGAATAAGCCAAGCACACAAGACGACTCATTACCGGAGGATGATTATGATTTTCTGAAGGAAGGAAGAAAACAGACTGAAGTCAGGATGCAAAAAGCCCTTTCTAGGGTGAAGTCCATGACTCAATATCCTGAGGGTCGTGCTCAATATCGTAGGCTGCTTACTGCTGCTGAAGGACTTCGTGAAGCGAAG CAGGATGGTCCATCTCAAATCCCGGAGATCCCAGAAGATAGCATCTACCCTGAAGAGGAGTTGTTTGATGTTGAAAGCCTGTTGGATGATGATACTTTCATGTCTATAGCATTTGAATAA